One genomic segment of Peromyscus leucopus breed LL Stock chromosome 23, UCI_PerLeu_2.1, whole genome shotgun sequence includes these proteins:
- the Rsrc2 gene encoding arginine/serine-rich coiled-coil protein 2 isoform X3, translating into MCLFLLEPQNITIQGHGQDQEKESENQIMKEENTGAGAEAKRTNFLLKQARRHESKDKSSKRHKSEEHNDKEHSSDKGRERLNSSENGEDRHKRKERKSSRGRSHSRSRSRERRHRSRSRERKKSRSRSRDRKKSRSRSRDRKKSRSRSRDRKRRIRTRSRSRSRHRHRTRSRSRSRSRSRDRKKRIEKPRRFSRSLSRTPSPPPFRGRNTAMDAQEALARRLERAKKLQEQREKEMVEKQKQQEMAAAAAATGGSVLNVAALLASGTQVTPQIAMAAQMAALQAKALAETGIAVPSYYNPAAVNPMKFAEQEKKRKMLWQGKKEGDKSQSAEIWEKLNFGNKDQNVKFRKLMGIKSEDEAGCSSVDEESYKTLKQQEEVFRNLDAQYEMARSQTHTQRGMGLGFTSSMRGMDTV; encoded by the exons AACCAACTTCTTGTTAAAACAGGCAAGAAGACATGAATCCAAAGATAAGTCCTCTAAGAGACATAAGTCTGAGGAGCACAATGACAAAGAACATTCTTCTGACAAAGGAAGAGAGCGATTAAATTCATCTGAAAATGGTGAGGACAGACACAAACGCAAAGAAAGGAAGTCATCACGAGGCAGAAGTCACTCAAGATCTAGGTCTCGTGAAAG ACGCCATCGAAGTAgaagcagggagaggaagaagtctCGGTCCAGGAGTAGGGATCGGAAAAAGTCTCGatccagaagcagagacaggaagaagtcaAGATCTAGAAGCCGGGATAGAAAACGAAGGATTAGAACACGTTCCCGATCGAGATCCAGACACAGGCATAGGACTAGAAGCAGGAGCAGATCAAGAAGTCGAAGTCG AGATAGAAAGAAGAGGATTGAAAAACCAAGAAGATTTAGCAGAAGCCTAAGCCGGACACCTAGTCCACCTCCCTTCAGAGGCAGAAACACAGCAATGGACGCCCAGGAGGCTTTAGCTAGGAG GTTGGAAAGGGCAAAGAAATTACAAGAACAACGAGAAAAGGAAATGGTTGAGAAGCAAAAGCAACAAGAGATGGCTGCAG CAGCTGCAGCCACTGGGGGCTCTGTTCTCAATGTTGCTGCACTGTTGGCGTCAGGAACACAAGTGACTCCTCAGATAGCTATGGCAGCTCAGATGGCAGCCCTGCAAGCCAAAGCCTTGGCAGAGACCGGCATAGCTGTGCCCAGCTACTATAACCCAGCTGCTGTGAATCCAATGAAATTTGCTgagcaagagaaaaagaggaaaatgctCTGGCAAGGCAAGAAAGAAGGC GACAAATCTCAATCTGCTGAAATATGGGAAAAATTGAATTTTGGAAACAAGGACCAAAATGTCAAATTTAGGAAGTTAATGGGAATTAAG AGTGAAGATGAAGCTGGCTGTAGCTCGGTTGACGAAGAAAGTTACAAGACTTTGAAGCAACAAGAAGAAGTTTTTCGAAATCTTGATGCTCAGTATGAAATGGCAAGatcacaaacccacacacaaagaGGAATGGGTTTGGGTTTCACATCTTCAATGCGTGGAATGGATACAGTTTGA
- the Rsrc2 gene encoding arginine/serine-rich coiled-coil protein 2 isoform X6 codes for MIRTNFLLKQARRHESKDKSSKRHKSEEHNDKEHSSDKGRERLNSSENGEDRHKRKERKSSRGRSHSRSRSRERRHRSRSRERKKSRSRSRDRKKSRSRSRDRKKSRSRSRDRKRRIRTRSRSRSRHRHRTRSRSRSRSRSRDRKKRIEKPRRFSRSLSRTPSPPPFRGRNTAMDAQEALARRLERAKKLQEQREKEMVEKQKQQEMAAAAATGGSVLNVAALLASGTQVTPQIAMAAQMAALQAKALAETGIAVPSYYNPAAVNPMKFAEQEKKRKMLWQGKKEGDKSQSAEIWEKLNFGNKDQNVKFRKLMGIKSEDEAGCSSVDEESYKTLKQQEEVFRNLDAQYEMARSQTHTQRGMGLGFTSSMRGMDTV; via the exons AACCAACTTCTTGTTAAAACAGGCAAGAAGACATGAATCCAAAGATAAGTCCTCTAAGAGACATAAGTCTGAGGAGCACAATGACAAAGAACATTCTTCTGACAAAGGAAGAGAGCGATTAAATTCATCTGAAAATGGTGAGGACAGACACAAACGCAAAGAAAGGAAGTCATCACGAGGCAGAAGTCACTCAAGATCTAGGTCTCGTGAAAG ACGCCATCGAAGTAgaagcagggagaggaagaagtctCGGTCCAGGAGTAGGGATCGGAAAAAGTCTCGatccagaagcagagacaggaagaagtcaAGATCTAGAAGCCGGGATAGAAAACGAAGGATTAGAACACGTTCCCGATCGAGATCCAGACACAGGCATAGGACTAGAAGCAGGAGCAGATCAAGAAGTCGAAGTCG AGATAGAAAGAAGAGGATTGAAAAACCAAGAAGATTTAGCAGAAGCCTAAGCCGGACACCTAGTCCACCTCCCTTCAGAGGCAGAAACACAGCAATGGACGCCCAGGAGGCTTTAGCTAGGAG GTTGGAAAGGGCAAAGAAATTACAAGAACAACGAGAAAAGGAAATGGTTGAGAAGCAAAAGCAACAAGAGATGGCTGCAG CTGCAGCCACTGGGGGCTCTGTTCTCAATGTTGCTGCACTGTTGGCGTCAGGAACACAAGTGACTCCTCAGATAGCTATGGCAGCTCAGATGGCAGCCCTGCAAGCCAAAGCCTTGGCAGAGACCGGCATAGCTGTGCCCAGCTACTATAACCCAGCTGCTGTGAATCCAATGAAATTTGCTgagcaagagaaaaagaggaaaatgctCTGGCAAGGCAAGAAAGAAGGC GACAAATCTCAATCTGCTGAAATATGGGAAAAATTGAATTTTGGAAACAAGGACCAAAATGTCAAATTTAGGAAGTTAATGGGAATTAAG AGTGAAGATGAAGCTGGCTGTAGCTCGGTTGACGAAGAAAGTTACAAGACTTTGAAGCAACAAGAAGAAGTTTTTCGAAATCTTGATGCTCAGTATGAAATGGCAAGatcacaaacccacacacaaagaGGAATGGGTTTGGGTTTCACATCTTCAATGCGTGGAATGGATACAGTTTGA
- the Rsrc2 gene encoding arginine/serine-rich coiled-coil protein 2 isoform X5, giving the protein MIRTNFLLKQARRHESKDKSSKRHKSEEHNDKEHSSDKGRERLNSSENGEDRHKRKERKSSRGRSHSRSRSRERRHRSRSRERKKSRSRSRDRKKSRSRSRDRKKSRSRSRDRKRRIRTRSRSRSRHRHRTRSRSRSRSRSRDRKKRIEKPRRFSRSLSRTPSPPPFRGRNTAMDAQEALARRLERAKKLQEQREKEMVEKQKQQEMAAAAAATGGSVLNVAALLASGTQVTPQIAMAAQMAALQAKALAETGIAVPSYYNPAAVNPMKFAEQEKKRKMLWQGKKEGDKSQSAEIWEKLNFGNKDQNVKFRKLMGIKSEDEAGCSSVDEESYKTLKQQEEVFRNLDAQYEMARSQTHTQRGMGLGFTSSMRGMDTV; this is encoded by the exons AACCAACTTCTTGTTAAAACAGGCAAGAAGACATGAATCCAAAGATAAGTCCTCTAAGAGACATAAGTCTGAGGAGCACAATGACAAAGAACATTCTTCTGACAAAGGAAGAGAGCGATTAAATTCATCTGAAAATGGTGAGGACAGACACAAACGCAAAGAAAGGAAGTCATCACGAGGCAGAAGTCACTCAAGATCTAGGTCTCGTGAAAG ACGCCATCGAAGTAgaagcagggagaggaagaagtctCGGTCCAGGAGTAGGGATCGGAAAAAGTCTCGatccagaagcagagacaggaagaagtcaAGATCTAGAAGCCGGGATAGAAAACGAAGGATTAGAACACGTTCCCGATCGAGATCCAGACACAGGCATAGGACTAGAAGCAGGAGCAGATCAAGAAGTCGAAGTCG AGATAGAAAGAAGAGGATTGAAAAACCAAGAAGATTTAGCAGAAGCCTAAGCCGGACACCTAGTCCACCTCCCTTCAGAGGCAGAAACACAGCAATGGACGCCCAGGAGGCTTTAGCTAGGAG GTTGGAAAGGGCAAAGAAATTACAAGAACAACGAGAAAAGGAAATGGTTGAGAAGCAAAAGCAACAAGAGATGGCTGCAG CAGCTGCAGCCACTGGGGGCTCTGTTCTCAATGTTGCTGCACTGTTGGCGTCAGGAACACAAGTGACTCCTCAGATAGCTATGGCAGCTCAGATGGCAGCCCTGCAAGCCAAAGCCTTGGCAGAGACCGGCATAGCTGTGCCCAGCTACTATAACCCAGCTGCTGTGAATCCAATGAAATTTGCTgagcaagagaaaaagaggaaaatgctCTGGCAAGGCAAGAAAGAAGGC GACAAATCTCAATCTGCTGAAATATGGGAAAAATTGAATTTTGGAAACAAGGACCAAAATGTCAAATTTAGGAAGTTAATGGGAATTAAG AGTGAAGATGAAGCTGGCTGTAGCTCGGTTGACGAAGAAAGTTACAAGACTTTGAAGCAACAAGAAGAAGTTTTTCGAAATCTTGATGCTCAGTATGAAATGGCAAGatcacaaacccacacacaaagaGGAATGGGTTTGGGTTTCACATCTTCAATGCGTGGAATGGATACAGTTTGA
- the Rsrc2 gene encoding arginine/serine-rich coiled-coil protein 2 isoform X4 → MCLFLLEPQNITIQGHGQDQEKESENQIMKEENTGAGAEAKRTNFLLKQARRHESKDKSSKRHKSEEHNDKEHSSDKGRERLNSSENGEDRHKRKERKSSRGRSHSRSRSRERRHRSRSRERKKSRSRSRDRKKSRSRSRDRKKSRSRSRDRKRRIRTRSRSRSRHRHRTRSRSRSRSRSRDRKKRIEKPRRFSRSLSRTPSPPPFRGRNTAMDAQEALARRLERAKKLQEQREKEMVEKQKQQEMAAAAATGGSVLNVAALLASGTQVTPQIAMAAQMAALQAKALAETGIAVPSYYNPAAVNPMKFAEQEKKRKMLWQGKKEGDKSQSAEIWEKLNFGNKDQNVKFRKLMGIKSEDEAGCSSVDEESYKTLKQQEEVFRNLDAQYEMARSQTHTQRGMGLGFTSSMRGMDTV, encoded by the exons AACCAACTTCTTGTTAAAACAGGCAAGAAGACATGAATCCAAAGATAAGTCCTCTAAGAGACATAAGTCTGAGGAGCACAATGACAAAGAACATTCTTCTGACAAAGGAAGAGAGCGATTAAATTCATCTGAAAATGGTGAGGACAGACACAAACGCAAAGAAAGGAAGTCATCACGAGGCAGAAGTCACTCAAGATCTAGGTCTCGTGAAAG ACGCCATCGAAGTAgaagcagggagaggaagaagtctCGGTCCAGGAGTAGGGATCGGAAAAAGTCTCGatccagaagcagagacaggaagaagtcaAGATCTAGAAGCCGGGATAGAAAACGAAGGATTAGAACACGTTCCCGATCGAGATCCAGACACAGGCATAGGACTAGAAGCAGGAGCAGATCAAGAAGTCGAAGTCG AGATAGAAAGAAGAGGATTGAAAAACCAAGAAGATTTAGCAGAAGCCTAAGCCGGACACCTAGTCCACCTCCCTTCAGAGGCAGAAACACAGCAATGGACGCCCAGGAGGCTTTAGCTAGGAG GTTGGAAAGGGCAAAGAAATTACAAGAACAACGAGAAAAGGAAATGGTTGAGAAGCAAAAGCAACAAGAGATGGCTGCAG CTGCAGCCACTGGGGGCTCTGTTCTCAATGTTGCTGCACTGTTGGCGTCAGGAACACAAGTGACTCCTCAGATAGCTATGGCAGCTCAGATGGCAGCCCTGCAAGCCAAAGCCTTGGCAGAGACCGGCATAGCTGTGCCCAGCTACTATAACCCAGCTGCTGTGAATCCAATGAAATTTGCTgagcaagagaaaaagaggaaaatgctCTGGCAAGGCAAGAAAGAAGGC GACAAATCTCAATCTGCTGAAATATGGGAAAAATTGAATTTTGGAAACAAGGACCAAAATGTCAAATTTAGGAAGTTAATGGGAATTAAG AGTGAAGATGAAGCTGGCTGTAGCTCGGTTGACGAAGAAAGTTACAAGACTTTGAAGCAACAAGAAGAAGTTTTTCGAAATCTTGATGCTCAGTATGAAATGGCAAGatcacaaacccacacacaaagaGGAATGGGTTTGGGTTTCACATCTTCAATGCGTGGAATGGATACAGTTTGA